The Clostridia bacterium genomic interval AACATTTTGTTTTCCCCCGAGTTTTTGAGGGAAGGAAAAGCTTTGTACGATAACTTATATCCTTCGAGGATCATCGTCGGTTGCGATATGAAAGATCCGGCGGCAAGGGAGAAAGCGAAGACGTTTGCGAATTTGCTTTTGAGCTGCACGATCAAAAAAGACGCGCCCGTTTTGATCACGAACACGACGGAAGCGGAAGCGGTCAAGCTTTTCGCAAACACCTATTTGGCGCTTCGGGTCGCCTTTTTCAACGAACTCGACACGTTCGCGGAAGAGAAAGGACTCAGCGCGAAGGACATCGTTTCCGGCGTTTGCTTGGATCCGAGGATCGGCATGCAGTACAACAATCCTTCTTTCGGTTACGGCGGGTATTGCCTCCCGAAGGACACGAAACAGCTTCTCGCAAACTATGACGGGATCCCGCAGAGTTTGATCCAAGCGGTCGTGCAAGCCAATCGGACGAGGAAAGATTATATCGCCGACAGGGTGATCTCTCTCGCAATCGCGACGGGAAAAAAAGACCCGATCATCGGCATTTACCGCCTGACAATGAAAATGGATTCCGACAATTACAGAAAAAGTTCGATTCAAGGCATCATCCGCAGGATCAAGGAGCACGGGTTCACCGTCGTGATCTACGAGCCGACGTATAAGGGCGATGAGTTTTTCGGAGATAAGATCGTCTCCGATTTGGAAGAGTTTAAGAAGTCTGCGGATATTATCGTCGCGAACCGATTCGGAGACGAGCTTGCGGACGTCGAACAAAAAGTCTTTACGAGAGATCTTTTTTTGAAGAACTGATTCAAAGGAAGTGGTTTTATGAAGATCGATTTTGAAAATGAACCTTTGGTTTCGGTTCTCGTATTCGGGAAAAAATCACAGAAACTGAACGACAACGAGAGGTCTGTTTTAAATAACCAGACGTATAAAAACCTGCAAACCGTTATCGTTCCCGACGAAGGCAAAACGATAGAAGGAATTATTGAAGCGCTTTCCCTTGTGAAAGGTGAATACGTTTGTTTTTGGGATATCAATAATTTGCTTTCCAAAGATTTCATTCGCGCGTTGGTCGTCGCTGCGAACGATTCCGGCGCGGACTTCGTTCTTTCCGACGTCAGTAGAGTAGAAGACGAAAAATATATGGAGTATAACCTCGATCCGTTGCGCCGAGCGGATCTCTCTAAAAAAGGGAATGAAATCATCAATTTTTTTGTGGAGTACTGGTTTCGCTTTTGGGGCGTGTACGACGTTTGGAATAAACTGATTCGGTCCTCGCTTATCGCTCCGATTTCGGATTGTCTGAATACGTATTCGACTTATAAGAATAACGACGAGGGTTTTCAGACGATTTCCAGATACGTTTTGTCCTTTTCCATTTGGAATTCGGCAACCTATCTTATAAACGAGCATAACGTCTACGCCTATTGCCGTAGGGCGCCTCGGATGACTTCCGCGCCGCTTAAAACGATCAGGCAATTCAAAAAGTTGTATGAGATTCTTTTCTGCGCGCTGAGAATGAACGACGTGGATGATCGGGGGTTAAGGATATACTTGGGGCGTTTCGTCGCTTCGGAATTTTCTCTTGATTTGAGGAATAATGCGATCTATAACGAGTTGAAGTATTTTTCTGCGGAGCCGACCTGTCTTCAAAAATCCGATCAATATTTTTACAGCGCGGAAACCAAGATTCCGAATATTTTTCACGTTGAGGAACGTTTGAAATTGGCGATCGCCGACCCGAAGACCAAAGTCGTCAGTTTCGATATGTTCGACACGTTGGTTTATCGTCCGCTGTTTTATACGATCGACGTTTTCAGTTTGTTGAATAAAGATTTTAACGATAGGATCAAATCCACTTCCGTCGTTGACTTCGCCTATTTGAGACAGACTGCGGAGAAAGTCGCGCGAGAGAATGCGAGAAAGAAAAAAATCGAAGAAATAACGATCTACGATATTTATAGGACGCTCCACAGACTTTACGGGATCGAAGAAGAGGTTTGTACTTATATGCTGAATCGCGAGTTGGAAACGGAACTTTCCGTTTGCAAGGCGAAGCCGAGCATGAAGAAAATCTTCGATTTGGCGAATTATTATAAGAAAACGATCCTTATTTCCACGGATATGTATCTTCCCGCAGAAACGATCCATAAGATCCTTGCGGCGAACGGGTACGAGAATTACAGACTGTATCTTTCCTCCGAGCTGAAAAAGACCAAAGGCAGCGGCGCGATGTTCAAGAAAATCATTGAAGATTTCAAAGCGGAAAATTGCTTGCCTTCGGAGATTATCCATATCGGGGATAATTATTCTTCCGACTTTAAAAACGCGCAGGAAAAAGGACTGGTCGCATTTCATATCAATAGTTCCGTGAACGTCTTTAAGGGGGGAAATCTTACTTGTTACGGCGGCGAGAGCTATAAGAATTTGTACACAAAGAATACGTTCTTTGCGAAAAATCAATGGCAGATCGACCATTACTTGGGTTTGAGAATGTTCTGCGGGTTGGTCGCCAATAAATGCTTCGATTATCCCGCAATCTCTATGAACGGCGATTCCGATTTTGATGCGAATCCTAATTACGTCGGATACTATTGTCTCGGCGGTCTGCTCTTGGGCTTAACGAGATGGCTTTTGGATGAGACGAAGAACAAGGGCGTTTCGACGATCCATTTCGTCGCCCGAGACGGATGGCTTCTCAAACGCTTCTACGATATATATACCGCAAATATGCCCGACGCGCCGAAATCGAATTATCTTTATATTTCGAGAAAGTCGCTTTTTACGTTGGACATAAACGGAGTAGACGACTTGTTAGCGGTGTTGAATAATAAGTTGTCCGCAAACGCAAGTTCGCCGAGAAAGATTCTCGACCTTTTGAAACCGATCATTAAGAAAGATCAGTTCAAGCGCTTGCAACTCGAAGTAATGCGCGATTACGATTACGAAGCGCCTTTCGAGAAGAATATCAATTACACGTATTTCATCACGGCTTTTATTCGCAAGAACAAAAACTGCTTTGATTTCGTAACGGATAAGGAACGCGCGCGTGCATATTTCGGTGAGATCATTAAAGAGGGAGACGTCCTCTTTGACGCAGGTTACACCGGGCGAAGCGAATCGACGATTTCTTCTCTTCTCGGGTTTCCCGTCAATGCGTTTTATCTTCATTCGAACGGAGACGTCTTGGATCAGAGAGAACAGCGCTTCGGTTTCGAGACGAAATGTTTCTATCCTTGGCGCCCGAATAATACGGGAATTATTCGCGAACACGTCTTGATGGAATATGCTCCTTCGGTAATAGGCTACGATTTTGACGCCGAAGGAAATAAAGTCGTTTTCGGTGAATTCCAAGAGGACGTTTGCGTGAAATGGTTTACCGAGAGATTGCAGTCCGCCGCGTTGGATTTTTGCCGGGACTTTTTGGATGCTTTCGGAAACTATTTGGATCGTTTTTACGTCAGCAATTATACGCTGTCGATGCCGATGGAATACTTCCTCCATATGGCGAAGCCGTTTGATCGGAAAATCTTCGAAGCGCTGTCTTTCGAGGATGATATCGGCGTGGGCGGGACGACCAATGCGACGGATTTTTGGCAAAGCAAAATATCCGAGTTGAACGCCAATCTTATGTCTGCAAAGAAGGGCGCGGCTCCCTCGTCTTCGGATAAACAGAAGGGGACGTTTGAACTCGTCGACAATAACGTTTTGAAACGGATTACGGACGGGTTGAAACTTCCGCCGCAACCGCTTGTTAAAGTAAAGGAAAAGAGAAAGAATAAGATTTTGCTTTATTCGAATGAGCTGAGCTGGTCGGGCGCGCCGAGAAGCCTTCTCAGGATTTGCAAAGTTCTTCTTCGTTACGGTTATGACGTGGAAGTATGGTCTTTATATGACGGCGACCTTAGGAAAGAATACGAGAAATTAAAAGTTCCCGTTAAGATTTGCGATTACAATAACGCGGATTATGCCTATGCTTTTGATACTTTCGATTTGTGTATCGTAAACGCTGCCGTTTCCTATAAGTTCTATTACATCATTCAACAGTATCTTCCCACGGTTTGGTATATTCGCGAAGCGACGAATTTGCAGGATCTTTGTATCGGAAATAAGGGAATGGCGGAAGTTTTGCAAAGTTCGTTGGATATGGTGTGTGTCAGCGAATACGCAAAGTCCTACATTGTGAAATCCTACAACGAGAACGTGCAAGTCGTGCCGAACTGCGTCGAAGATAAAGCGAATCTCGATTACGTCAAGCCTAAAACGAAAGAAGTCGTTTTCC includes:
- a CDS encoding nucleotide sugar dehydrogenase → MRIAVVGMGYVGMSNAVLLSQKNDVICVDVSKERIDMINGKKSPIVDREISDYLENEKLSLKGTMDKNEAYKDAEFIIISTPTDYDTEKKYFNTSSVESVIQDILNVNQKATIVVKSTIPVGHTEYLREKFNTSNILFSPEFLREGKALYDNLYPSRIIVGCDMKDPAAREKAKTFANLLLSCTIKKDAPVLITNTTEAEAVKLFANTYLALRVAFFNELDTFAEEKGLSAKDIVSGVCLDPRIGMQYNNPSFGYGGYCLPKDTKQLLANYDGIPQSLIQAVVQANRTRKDYIADRVISLAIATGKKDPIIGIYRLTMKMDSDNYRKSSIQGIIRRIKEHGFTVVIYEPTYKGDEFFGDKIVSDLEEFKKSADIIVANRFGDELADVEQKVFTRDLFLKN
- a CDS encoding glycosyltransferase → MKIDFENEPLVSVLVFGKKSQKLNDNERSVLNNQTYKNLQTVIVPDEGKTIEGIIEALSLVKGEYVCFWDINNLLSKDFIRALVVAANDSGADFVLSDVSRVEDEKYMEYNLDPLRRADLSKKGNEIINFFVEYWFRFWGVYDVWNKLIRSSLIAPISDCLNTYSTYKNNDEGFQTISRYVLSFSIWNSATYLINEHNVYAYCRRAPRMTSAPLKTIRQFKKLYEILFCALRMNDVDDRGLRIYLGRFVASEFSLDLRNNAIYNELKYFSAEPTCLQKSDQYFYSAETKIPNIFHVEERLKLAIADPKTKVVSFDMFDTLVYRPLFYTIDVFSLLNKDFNDRIKSTSVVDFAYLRQTAEKVARENARKKKIEEITIYDIYRTLHRLYGIEEEVCTYMLNRELETELSVCKAKPSMKKIFDLANYYKKTILISTDMYLPAETIHKILAANGYENYRLYLSSELKKTKGSGAMFKKIIEDFKAENCLPSEIIHIGDNYSSDFKNAQEKGLVAFHINSSVNVFKGGNLTCYGGESYKNLYTKNTFFAKNQWQIDHYLGLRMFCGLVANKCFDYPAISMNGDSDFDANPNYVGYYCLGGLLLGLTRWLLDETKNKGVSTIHFVARDGWLLKRFYDIYTANMPDAPKSNYLYISRKSLFTLDINGVDDLLAVLNNKLSANASSPRKILDLLKPIIKKDQFKRLQLEVMRDYDYEAPFEKNINYTYFITAFIRKNKNCFDFVTDKERARAYFGEIIKEGDVLFDAGYTGRSESTISSLLGFPVNAFYLHSNGDVLDQREQRFGFETKCFYPWRPNNTGIIREHVLMEYAPSVIGYDFDAEGNKVVFGEFQEDVCVKWFTERLQSAALDFCRDFLDAFGNYLDRFYVSNYTLSMPMEYFLHMAKPFDRKIFEALSFEDDIGVGGTTNATDFWQSKISELNANLMSAKKGAAPSSSDKQKGTFELVDNNVLKRITDGLKLPPQPLVKVKEKRKNKILLYSNELSWSGAPRSLLRICKVLLRYGYDVEVWSLYDGDLRKEYEKLKVPVKICDYNNADYAYAFDTFDLCIVNAAVSYKFYYIIQQYLPTVWYIREATNLQDLCIGNKGMAEVLQSSLDMVCVSEYAKSYIVKSYNENVQVVPNCVEDKANLDYVKPKTKEVVFLTLGTIEPRKGYDIIIEAMETLPEEYKGSVKFVFAGRVLDFCKDWALNVIERSKELPNVEYLGEVTEEEKLHELYRNSDVVVVASRDESCSLVALEGTMHGKPLIVTENTGAKYMVTDENGYIIKTADAQALQESMLSFVSKSESELTSMGKASRERYEQLANMEVYDKNILAMVENKIKVEHKTLEKPQTDKPIIPIILATNSGYAPYAGVTIQSVLENGSKDYFYDFYIFYTELGEETLRKLNVVNDNYRITTFNISSYLNNDMHLKTCAHYTTETYYRFFCPKILPFYDKVIYLDCDLIVLDDISKMFEIDLGGKAIGAVHNYMNQFVVGYVKKMNLDPEAYFNAGVLVIDTKKFAENKVRERAFRTLAQHPEFIMLDQDALNIVCKDDVVFIPNRWNVQWHHFEAKCDVVIDKQRCLDAYAAPAILHFTGKNKPWNDAKIPKAFLFWEIAQKTDFLFEILKKMQTNVYVLNGGDKGRVSQGSSAGNKTKKGFRYYVRRFNKLAKTYGLFFAIKKTILFLKKRRNRE